In the genome of Flavobacteriales bacterium, one region contains:
- the coaBC gene encoding bifunctional phosphopantothenoylcysteine decarboxylase/phosphopantothenate--cysteine ligase CoaBC, producing the protein MSLNNKHILLAVTGSIAAYKTAFLIRLLKKEGATVQVLMSESARDFISPLTLATLSGNPVISEFSDQENGTWNNHVKMGMEADLYLIAPATANTIARMASGICDHIMLAAYLSARCPVVVAPAMDLDMYRHPSTRANLETLIAHGVHVIDAESGELASGLFGEGRMAEPENMMGYLKRFLKSESGLDLTGRTILISAGPTREPIDPVRFISNHSSGKMGYALAEVAAGAGAKVILVSGPTHMQVVHPAIRLVAVESAQEMFQACKKHFPKVDIALMAAAVADYAPQTRSEGKIKKAGAEMTLKLVENPDIAAHLGGMKKKNQVVIGFALETDNELSNARKKLEKKNLDMVVLNSLNDENAGFGTDTNKVTIIGRNNKTKSFGLKPKTEVASDILQHIIKPVYDKVS; encoded by the coding sequence ATGAGCCTGAATAATAAACATATTTTATTGGCTGTGACTGGTAGCATTGCTGCGTACAAAACCGCATTTCTTATTCGCCTTTTAAAGAAGGAAGGTGCCACCGTACAGGTGTTGATGAGCGAGTCCGCCAGGGACTTTATTTCGCCTTTGACCCTGGCAACACTTTCGGGGAATCCCGTTATCTCTGAATTTTCCGATCAGGAAAATGGTACATGGAATAACCATGTGAAAATGGGGATGGAGGCCGATCTGTATCTGATCGCTCCGGCTACAGCCAATACCATCGCCCGTATGGCTTCAGGTATATGTGACCACATTATGCTGGCTGCATACCTTTCGGCAAGGTGCCCGGTGGTTGTTGCGCCGGCCATGGATCTGGATATGTACCGCCACCCATCCACCCGTGCCAATCTGGAGACCCTGATAGCACATGGCGTTCATGTCATTGATGCAGAATCAGGCGAACTGGCCAGCGGGTTGTTCGGAGAGGGACGCATGGCGGAACCGGAAAATATGATGGGTTATCTGAAACGGTTTTTGAAATCGGAATCGGGCCTTGATCTGACCGGAAGGACAATACTCATCAGTGCCGGTCCTACCAGGGAACCGATTGATCCGGTCCGGTTCATCAGCAATCATTCTTCCGGAAAAATGGGCTACGCCCTTGCTGAAGTGGCAGCGGGGGCAGGTGCAAAAGTGATTCTCGTCTCAGGGCCAACCCATATGCAGGTTGTTCATCCTGCCATCCGGCTTGTTGCAGTGGAATCGGCGCAAGAGATGTTTCAGGCTTGTAAAAAACATTTTCCAAAGGTGGATATCGCACTGATGGCTGCCGCAGTTGCAGACTATGCTCCACAGACACGGTCAGAAGGTAAGATCAAAAAAGCAGGTGCAGAAATGACCCTGAAGCTTGTGGAAAACCCAGACATTGCGGCCCATCTTGGTGGGATGAAAAAGAAAAATCAGGTGGTGATTGGGTTTGCCCTTGAAACAGACAATGAATTGAGTAACGCCAGAAAAAAACTAGAGAAGAAAAATCTGGATATGGTGGTCCTGAATTCATTGAATGATGAAAACGCAGGTTTCGGAACGGACACCAATAAGGTCACCATCATCGGCAGGAACAATAAAACCAAATCATTCGGGCTAAAACCTAAAACCGAAGTAGCATCAGACATTCTTCAACATATCATCAAGCCCGTGTATGACAAGGTTTCCTAA
- a CDS encoding DUF4835 family protein → MTRFPKIAGMLLLTLVPFVSAWAQELNCKVQVVSPQVQGSDRHIFETLQNAIFEFMNNRQWTNHRFTPEERIECNMLINITDRVSSDEFKATLSIQVSRPVYGTSYNTTLLNFNDNNFNFRYLEFQSMDFSDNMHQSNLTSMLAYYAYIVIGLDYDSFSDKGGSAYLLKAQNIVNNAQNAQERGWKAFESTQNRYWLIENLLNPAFVPLRSCMYKYHRKGLDEMSEDIVSARTNILEGIEALRPVHNQKPSSYLMQVFFNAKSEEIINIFSKADPSQKKRVVQVLMIIDPANSGKYNKILSGGE, encoded by the coding sequence ATGACAAGGTTTCCTAAGATAGCAGGTATGCTCCTTCTGACCTTGGTGCCGTTTGTTTCTGCCTGGGCCCAGGAATTGAATTGCAAGGTTCAGGTGGTTTCCCCGCAGGTGCAGGGAAGTGACAGGCATATATTTGAGACCCTGCAGAATGCGATCTTCGAATTCATGAACAACCGCCAGTGGACCAACCACAGGTTTACACCGGAAGAGCGTATCGAATGCAATATGCTTATCAATATTACCGATCGGGTTTCGAGCGATGAGTTCAAAGCCACCCTTTCCATTCAGGTGAGCCGGCCGGTCTATGGTACTTCCTACAACACCACCCTGCTCAACTTCAACGACAACAATTTTAATTTCCGCTACCTGGAGTTTCAAAGCATGGATTTCAGCGATAACATGCATCAGAGTAACCTGACCTCAATGCTGGCATACTATGCATACATCGTAATCGGACTGGATTATGATTCGTTCTCTGATAAAGGCGGGTCCGCTTATCTGCTGAAAGCGCAGAACATCGTTAACAATGCACAAAATGCCCAGGAACGTGGATGGAAGGCTTTTGAATCAACCCAGAATCGTTACTGGCTGATCGAAAATCTTCTGAACCCGGCATTTGTTCCCTTGAGGTCTTGCATGTACAAATACCACAGGAAAGGCCTGGATGAAATGTCGGAAGATATTGTGAGTGCCCGAACCAATATCCTTGAAGGTATTGAGGCGCTCCGGCCCGTGCATAACCAGAAACCTTCTTCGTATCTGATGCAGGTGTTTTTCAATGCCAAGTCAGAAGAGATCATAAACATCTTCTCAAAAGCCGACCCTTCCCAGAAAAAAAGGGTGGTGCAGGTTTTGATGATCATTGATCCCGCCAACTCCGGCAAATACAACAAGATTCTTTCCGGAGGCGAATGA
- the recN gene encoding DNA repair protein RecN has translation MLQHLQIQNYALIDEVTLDFSDGLTVITGETGAGKSILLGALSLILGQRADGQVLLNKEKKCTVEATFQIGNLGLAGLFENEGLDYDDETILRRQINPNGKSRAFINDSPVSLTQMKALAGRLIDIHSQHDNLMLGRSDYQTALLDACAGNQALLHEYQQAYGELNEAIKVYQAFLSAVDPNQDEDYLRFQLNELEAAQLVEGEEEALEQEFELLSHAGEIKSRLVQVGDVLDGQEGNVNDQLYQATQVIGKLASRHPDVAAIAERLNSSLIELRDIGEAVSDLSDKVDVDPEREEEVARRLDMLRGLQQKHRVQSIGELTQIEDKFRQQLKDLTGREEQEALYKQAVSEKRTAAFGLACKLTENRQAAKGGLEQDVAALLSEMKMKDARLTIDITSGGDQALRETGRDAIRFLFAANKGGSPQELSRVASGGEMSRLMLALKSILSRGQQLPTLILDEIDTGISGDVADKAGHIMESMSAGMQVIAVTHLPQIASKGKQHLEVFKKTEGKVTQTRIRPLDVEGRVKAVAAMLSGAETTNAAVENAKTLLRVKS, from the coding sequence ATGCTTCAACATCTCCAGATACAAAATTATGCACTCATCGATGAGGTGACGCTGGATTTCAGCGATGGTCTTACCGTGATCACCGGAGAAACCGGGGCGGGTAAGTCTATTTTATTGGGAGCACTTTCATTGATACTCGGCCAGCGGGCGGATGGACAGGTGCTCCTTAACAAAGAGAAAAAATGTACGGTTGAGGCAACCTTCCAAATCGGAAACCTCGGACTGGCCGGGTTATTCGAAAACGAAGGTCTTGATTATGACGATGAGACCATTCTTCGCCGGCAGATCAATCCCAACGGCAAATCGCGGGCCTTTATCAATGATTCCCCGGTAAGCCTTACACAGATGAAGGCATTGGCCGGCCGGCTTATCGACATCCATTCGCAACACGATAACCTGATGCTTGGCCGGTCCGATTATCAGACCGCGCTCCTGGATGCATGCGCAGGTAACCAAGCCCTGTTGCATGAATATCAGCAAGCTTACGGTGAATTGAATGAAGCTATCAAGGTTTATCAGGCGTTTTTGTCGGCAGTTGATCCAAACCAGGATGAAGATTATCTGCGGTTTCAACTTAATGAGCTTGAAGCAGCACAGCTGGTAGAGGGGGAAGAGGAGGCATTGGAACAGGAGTTTGAATTGCTCAGTCATGCCGGTGAGATCAAGTCTCGCCTAGTGCAGGTAGGTGATGTTCTGGATGGTCAGGAAGGAAATGTCAACGACCAGTTATACCAAGCGACACAGGTCATTGGCAAATTGGCCTCCCGTCACCCTGATGTGGCTGCTATTGCTGAAAGGCTCAATTCATCCCTGATTGAGTTACGGGACATTGGTGAAGCGGTTTCAGACCTGTCCGATAAAGTGGATGTGGATCCGGAAAGGGAAGAGGAAGTGGCACGCAGACTGGATATGCTTCGTGGTCTTCAGCAGAAACACAGGGTGCAGTCCATCGGAGAGTTAACCCAGATTGAGGATAAGTTCAGGCAACAGCTTAAGGATCTGACAGGAAGAGAAGAACAAGAGGCGTTATACAAGCAAGCTGTTTCAGAGAAACGCACGGCTGCTTTCGGTTTGGCTTGTAAACTCACAGAAAATAGACAAGCTGCAAAGGGTGGACTTGAACAGGATGTGGCTGCCCTGCTTTCCGAGATGAAGATGAAAGACGCCCGGCTCACCATTGATATAACCTCAGGTGGCGACCAGGCTTTAAGAGAGACCGGGAGGGATGCCATTCGCTTTTTATTTGCAGCAAACAAAGGGGGCAGTCCGCAAGAGCTTTCCCGTGTTGCATCCGGGGGGGAAATGTCGCGTCTCATGCTGGCCCTGAAGTCTATTCTGTCCAGGGGACAACAATTGCCCACCCTGATCCTGGACGAGATTGATACCGGAATATCCGGTGATGTTGCAGATAAGGCGGGTCATATCATGGAGTCCATGAGCGCCGGTATGCAGGTCATCGCTGTCACCCATCTCCCGCAAATTGCCAGTAAGGGCAAACAGCACCTGGAGGTGTTCAAGAAAACCGAAGGAAAGGTTACCCAAACACGTATCCGCCCCCTTGATGTAGAGGGTCGCGTTAAAGCCGTTGCTGCCATGCTGAGTGGTGCGGAAACCACCAACGCTGCGGTGGAGAACGCAAAAACGCTTCTTAGAGTTAAGAGTTAA